In one Streptomyces marincola genomic region, the following are encoded:
- a CDS encoding N,N-dimethylformamidase beta subunit family domain-containing protein — protein MNESTERVRRWASGALTHAVSDPFGQGPLPWLRAGDGPLRTGGLGLPAGRAGRGPHGPRAADDVDCQIKGFVSEGTVAPGASLDFRVTVDPPREFTIDVYRIGYFGGDGARLLLSSPNLIGIRQPPPLIAGRTVSCHHWWLSWRLQVPPDWLPGAYVAVLTTADGEFRSHVPFTVRDDRPADLCLILPDITWQAYNLFPEDGRGGASLYHAWDAAGRLIGEQNAAVTVCFDRPYAGAGLPLHAGHAYDFVRWAERYGYDLSYATARDLHAGRVDASRYRGLVFSGHDEYWSAPMRRAVEDARDGGTSLVFLSANTMYWQVGLNALPSGAGDRLLTCRKRQGPGRSALWRDQGRPEQLLLGVQYSGPVPRPHPLVVRNADHWLWEATGAGEGDELPGLVAGEADRYYPRTPLPDSVSRVLLAHSPYRDESGARRHQETSLYRAPSGAWVFASGTFAWSPALARPGHIDHRVQKATANLLDRICKGD, from the coding sequence GTGAACGAGAGCACCGAGCGGGTCCGGCGCTGGGCGTCCGGGGCGCTCACGCACGCCGTGTCCGACCCGTTCGGACAGGGTCCGCTGCCCTGGCTGCGGGCCGGCGACGGGCCGTTGCGCACCGGCGGCCTCGGCCTGCCCGCCGGCCGGGCGGGCCGAGGGCCGCACGGCCCCCGGGCCGCCGACGACGTCGACTGCCAGATCAAAGGTTTCGTCAGCGAGGGAACGGTCGCGCCCGGCGCGTCGCTCGACTTCCGGGTCACGGTCGACCCGCCGCGCGAGTTCACCATCGACGTCTACCGCATCGGCTATTTCGGGGGCGACGGCGCCCGCCTGCTGCTCAGCAGCCCGAACCTGATCGGCATCCGCCAGCCGCCGCCGCTCATCGCCGGCCGCACCGTGTCCTGCCACCACTGGTGGCTGTCCTGGCGCCTCCAGGTGCCGCCCGACTGGCTGCCCGGCGCCTACGTGGCCGTCCTGACCACGGCGGACGGCGAGTTCAGGTCCCACGTGCCGTTCACCGTGCGCGACGACCGGCCGGCCGACCTGTGCCTGATCCTGCCCGACATCACCTGGCAGGCGTACAACCTCTTCCCCGAGGACGGCCGCGGCGGCGCCAGCCTCTACCACGCGTGGGACGCGGCCGGCCGCCTCATCGGCGAGCAGAACGCGGCCGTCACCGTCTGCTTCGACCGGCCCTACGCGGGCGCGGGGCTGCCGCTGCACGCCGGCCACGCCTACGACTTCGTCCGCTGGGCCGAGCGGTACGGCTACGACCTCTCGTACGCCACCGCCCGCGACCTGCACGCCGGGCGCGTCGACGCGTCCCGCTACCGCGGCCTGGTGTTCTCGGGACACGACGAGTACTGGTCCGCGCCGATGCGCCGGGCCGTCGAGGACGCCAGGGACGGGGGGACCTCGCTGGTGTTCCTCTCGGCCAACACCATGTACTGGCAGGTTGGCCTGAACGCCCTGCCGTCCGGGGCCGGGGACAGGCTGCTCACCTGCCGCAAGCGCCAGGGCCCCGGCCGTTCCGCCCTGTGGCGCGACCAGGGCCGCCCGGAACAACTGCTGCTCGGCGTCCAGTACTCGGGTCCTGTACCGCGCCCGCACCCGCTGGTGGTGCGCAACGCCGACCACTGGCTGTGGGAGGCCACCGGGGCGGGGGAGGGCGACGAACTGCCCGGGCTCGTCGCGGGCGAGGCGGACCGCTACTACCCGCGCACGCCGCTGCCCGATTCGGTGAGCCGCGTCCTGCTGGCCCATTCGCCCTACCGCGACGAGTCGGGCGCCCGCAGGCACCAGGAGACATCCCTGTACCGGGCGCCGAGCGGGGCCTGGGTGTTCGCCTCGGGAACGTTCGCGTGGTCGCCCGCCCTGGCCAGGCCGGGCCACATCGACCACCGGGTGCAGAAGGCCACCGCGAACCTCCTCGACCGCATCTGCAAAGGCGACTGA
- a CDS encoding ABC transporter ATP-binding protein, with product MDNVIEVSGLRRRYGGSGADGFEAVRGVDFSVRQGEIFGLLGTNGAGKTSTVELLEGLAPPTAGEVRVLGYDPYRERARVRPYTGVMLQEAGFPADLTVMETARMWAGCISEPVPPIEVLTQVGLAGRADVRVKQLSGGERRRLDLALALTGRPRVLFLDEPSTGLDAQARKDTWQVVRGLRDQGVTIVLTTHYLEEAQDLSDRIAIMSAGRISVTGTPAEVMAARPARIRFRLPRGLDPAHLPLPGPVDVWQGKVDAQTHDVQKDLTRLLVWAQEAGVELADLDARAATLEEVFLSITQEAAR from the coding sequence ATGGACAACGTCATCGAAGTGAGCGGCCTCAGGAGGCGCTACGGGGGCAGCGGCGCGGACGGGTTCGAGGCCGTCCGCGGCGTGGACTTCTCGGTGCGGCAGGGCGAGATCTTCGGCCTGCTCGGCACCAATGGCGCCGGCAAGACCTCCACCGTCGAACTGCTCGAAGGGCTGGCCCCGCCGACCGCCGGCGAGGTGCGCGTCCTGGGGTACGACCCGTACCGCGAACGCGCCCGCGTCCGCCCGTACACCGGCGTGATGCTCCAGGAGGCCGGGTTCCCCGCCGACCTGACCGTCATGGAGACCGCCCGCATGTGGGCGGGCTGCATCAGCGAGCCCGTTCCGCCCATCGAGGTACTGACCCAGGTCGGCCTGGCCGGCCGGGCCGACGTGCGCGTCAAGCAGCTCTCCGGCGGCGAACGGCGCAGGCTCGACCTCGCGCTCGCGCTGACCGGCCGCCCGCGCGTGCTGTTCCTCGACGAGCCGTCGACCGGCCTCGACGCCCAGGCGAGGAAGGACACCTGGCAGGTCGTGCGCGGCCTGCGCGACCAGGGCGTCACCATCGTGCTGACCACGCACTACCTGGAAGAGGCCCAGGACCTCAGCGACCGCATCGCCATCATGAGCGCCGGGCGCATCAGCGTCACCGGCACCCCGGCCGAGGTCATGGCGGCCAGGCCCGCCCGCATCCGGTTCCGGCTGCCGCGGGGGCTCGACCCGGCGCACCTGCCGCTGCCGGGTCCCGTGGACGTGTGGCAGGGCAAGGTCGACGCGCAGACCCACGACGTCCAGAAGGACCTGACCAGGCTGCTGGTGTGGGCCCAGGAGGCCGGCGTCGAGCTGGCCGACCTCGACGCGCGCGCGGCGACCCTCGAAGAGGTCTTCCTCTCCATCACCCAGGAGGCGGCACGATGA
- a CDS encoding ABC transporter permease, with the protein MSAQQTTTPTARKAPKAPPVNWGLPSAASLRRVRALARAELTLLLRNRGALTVSLLVPVLMIAGSWSTSEELDLAGTGLNRADSVLTGGIGMVLLLVVYLGLVPTYVTRREEGVLKRLRTGELSDGEILVGAAVPATALALAQCAVLLIGGSVVLDVSTPASVPLLLLGLVLGIAVLATFATVTAAFSKTVESAQVTGMPLLLVSAVGSGLYVPLGVLPDTLAEICRFLPLTPAVDLIRAGWTGGESGAEILGAMALAVAWTAFGVYAVRRRFRWEPRH; encoded by the coding sequence ATGAGCGCACAGCAGACGACGACACCGACGGCGCGGAAGGCGCCGAAGGCACCGCCGGTCAACTGGGGCCTGCCGAGCGCCGCGAGCCTGCGCCGCGTGCGCGCCCTGGCGCGCGCGGAGCTGACGCTGCTGCTGCGCAACCGCGGCGCGCTGACCGTTTCCCTGCTGGTCCCCGTCCTGATGATCGCGGGCTCGTGGTCGACGTCCGAGGAACTGGACCTGGCAGGCACGGGTCTCAACCGCGCCGACTCGGTCCTCACCGGCGGCATCGGCATGGTGCTGCTCCTGGTGGTCTACCTGGGGCTCGTGCCCACCTACGTGACGCGCCGCGAGGAGGGCGTGCTGAAGCGGCTGCGCACCGGCGAGCTGAGCGACGGCGAGATCCTGGTCGGCGCCGCGGTGCCCGCCACGGCGCTCGCGCTCGCGCAGTGCGCCGTCCTGCTGATCGGCGGCTCCGTGGTGCTCGACGTGAGCACGCCCGCCTCGGTCCCGCTGCTCCTGCTCGGTCTTGTGCTGGGCATCGCGGTGCTCGCGACGTTCGCCACCGTCACGGCCGCGTTCAGCAAGACCGTGGAGAGCGCGCAGGTCACCGGCATGCCGCTGCTGCTGGTCTCGGCGGTCGGCTCGGGTCTCTACGTCCCGCTCGGCGTGCTGCCCGACACCCTCGCGGAGATCTGCCGGTTCCTGCCGCTGACGCCGGCGGTCGACCTGATCAGGGCCGGGTGGACCGGCGGCGAGAGCGGCGCTGAAATACTGGGCGCCATGGCCCTGGCGGTGGCCTGGACGGCGTTCGGCGTGTACGCGGTCCGCCGCCGGTTCCGCTGGGAGCCGCGACACTGA
- a CDS encoding response regulator transcription factor: MTGAREIRVLLADDEHLIRGALAALLALEDDLTVVAEAASGPEALATALAQRPDVAVLDLQMPGEDGVAVADALRTRLPGCATMIVTSHGRPGDLKRALAAGVRAFVPKTLSAQRLAEIIRSVRAGNRYVDPDLAADAISAGDSPLTPREAELLDLAETGAPIAEIAARAALAPGTVRNYLSAAVAKLGAENRHAAARIARERGWL; the protein is encoded by the coding sequence ATGACGGGGGCGCGGGAGATCAGGGTGCTCCTCGCCGACGACGAACACCTCATCCGGGGGGCGCTCGCCGCGCTCCTCGCGCTTGAGGACGACCTGACCGTCGTCGCCGAGGCCGCGTCGGGGCCCGAGGCGCTGGCGACGGCGCTCGCGCAGCGGCCCGACGTGGCCGTGCTCGACCTCCAGATGCCGGGCGAGGACGGGGTGGCGGTGGCCGACGCGCTGCGGACGCGGCTGCCCGGGTGCGCCACGATGATCGTGACCTCGCACGGGCGGCCCGGGGACCTGAAACGGGCGCTGGCGGCGGGGGTGCGGGCGTTCGTGCCCAAGACGCTGTCCGCGCAGCGCCTCGCCGAGATCATCAGGTCGGTCCGGGCGGGCAACCGCTACGTCGATCCCGACCTCGCGGCCGACGCGATCAGCGCGGGCGACTCGCCGCTGACCCCGAGGGAGGCGGAGTTGCTCGACCTGGCGGAAACGGGCGCGCCGATCGCCGAGATCGCGGCGCGGGCGGCTCTGGCGCCCGGCACGGTGCGGAACTACCTGTCGGCGGCGGTCGCGAAGCTGGGGGCGGAGAACCGCCACGCCGCGGCCCGTATCGCGCGCGAGCGCGGCTGGCTCTGA
- a CDS encoding phosphoribosylaminoimidazolesuccinocarboxamide synthase — MPGFVDKPEPVRVPGLVHVHTGKVRDLYRTETGDIVLVASDRVSAFDWVLATPIPDKGRILTRLSLWWFDQLADLVPNHLISTDPPPGAPADWAGRVMVCRALSMVPVEAVARGYLTGSGLAEYQRDRTVCGLALPPGLSDGSELPAPIFTPATKAAVGEHDENVSYEEVARQVGPETAARLRQATLALYSRARDIARDRGIILADTKFEFGYAPDAGPDGPLLLADEVLTPDSSRFWSKDEWEPGRPQKSYDKQVIRDWLTSPASGWDRAADTPPPALPEEIVARTQERYADAYRMLTGTAWS; from the coding sequence GTGCCAGGATTCGTCGACAAGCCGGAGCCCGTTCGCGTACCGGGGCTTGTGCATGTGCACACAGGCAAAGTGCGCGATCTGTACCGGACGGAGACGGGCGACATCGTGCTCGTCGCGAGCGACCGCGTGTCCGCGTTCGACTGGGTGCTCGCCACCCCGATCCCCGACAAGGGCCGCATCCTGACCCGGCTGTCCCTGTGGTGGTTCGACCAGCTCGCCGACCTGGTGCCCAACCACCTGATCTCCACCGACCCGCCGCCCGGCGCCCCGGCCGACTGGGCGGGCCGCGTCATGGTGTGCCGCGCCCTGTCCATGGTGCCGGTCGAGGCCGTGGCGCGCGGTTACCTCACGGGCAGCGGGCTCGCCGAGTACCAGCGGGACCGCACGGTCTGCGGCCTCGCCCTGCCGCCCGGCCTGAGCGACGGATCCGAGCTTCCGGCCCCCATCTTCACGCCCGCCACGAAGGCGGCCGTCGGCGAACACGACGAGAACGTCAGCTACGAGGAGGTCGCCCGCCAGGTCGGCCCCGAGACCGCGGCCCGTCTCCGCCAGGCCACGCTCGCGCTCTACAGCCGCGCCCGCGACATCGCCAGGGACCGCGGGATCATCCTGGCCGACACGAAGTTCGAGTTCGGCTACGCGCCCGACGCGGGCCCCGACGGGCCGCTGCTCCTCGCGGACGAGGTGCTGACGCCCGACTCGTCGCGGTTCTGGAGCAAGGACGAGTGGGAGCCGGGCCGCCCGCAGAAGTCGTATGACAAGCAGGTCATTCGTGACTGGCTGACCTCCCCGGCCTCCGGCTGGGACCGCGCGGCCGACACGCCGCCGCCCGCGCTGCCGGAGGAGATCGTGGCGCGGACCCAGGAGCGCTACGCCGACGCCTACCGCATGCTCACCGGCACCGCCTGGTCCTGA
- a CDS encoding sensor histidine kinase, producing the protein MRATGWMDGIRRSSQRARVHHYFAWSLYSFALAEVVLTVALLGRATGDSVWWVVVLLCAALLAHIVLGVLLTRAGLRHYVGGLDRPDRLLVAFCAVTGVIGALTAVGVPAGALPDEGLAVATYVAIYFSGPVMLVLPFGRACALAAAPVPVCAAILFVNGAQAAQQAVVLGTVTGAIALFALTYRASGWTLRVVHRLDEARETEARLAVAEERLRFGRDLHDVLGRNLSVIALKSELAAQLLTRDTAAASGQMAEVQRIARDSQREIRDVVRGYRQADLHTELVGARGVLQAAGIVCAIEELEESSRIGDFGDDAPGSAGPLPAPVQSALGWVVREGTTNVLRHAAAGRCTVRLHRTAEGEAVLEMENDGVPADGPESGGGPEAGGGAEPADGGGGTGLAGLRERVVALGGSLSAGRAGGDTFRLVARVPVRAAE; encoded by the coding sequence ATGCGCGCGACCGGCTGGATGGACGGCATCCGGCGCTCCAGCCAGCGCGCCCGGGTGCACCACTACTTCGCGTGGTCGCTGTACAGCTTCGCGCTGGCCGAGGTCGTGCTGACCGTCGCCCTGCTGGGGCGCGCGACCGGCGACAGCGTGTGGTGGGTGGTCGTCCTGCTGTGCGCCGCGCTCCTGGCGCACATCGTGCTCGGCGTGCTGCTGACCCGCGCGGGTCTGCGGCACTACGTGGGGGGTCTGGACCGCCCTGACCGGCTGCTGGTGGCGTTCTGCGCGGTGACCGGGGTGATCGGCGCGCTGACGGCCGTCGGGGTCCCGGCCGGCGCGCTGCCCGACGAGGGGCTCGCGGTCGCCACCTACGTCGCGATCTACTTCTCCGGCCCCGTGATGCTCGTGCTGCCGTTCGGCCGCGCCTGCGCCCTCGCGGCGGCGCCCGTGCCGGTCTGCGCCGCGATCCTGTTCGTGAACGGCGCGCAGGCCGCCCAGCAAGCGGTGGTCCTCGGCACGGTCACGGGGGCCATCGCCCTGTTCGCCCTCACCTACCGGGCCTCGGGGTGGACGTTGCGCGTGGTGCACCGGCTGGACGAGGCGCGGGAGACCGAGGCGCGGCTCGCGGTGGCGGAGGAACGGCTGCGGTTCGGCCGCGACCTGCACGACGTGCTCGGCCGCAACCTGTCGGTGATCGCGCTCAAGAGCGAACTGGCCGCGCAGCTGCTCACGCGCGACACGGCGGCGGCCTCGGGCCAGATGGCGGAGGTGCAGCGCATCGCCAGGGACTCGCAGCGCGAGATCCGCGACGTGGTGCGCGGCTACCGGCAGGCCGACCTGCACACGGAGCTGGTCGGGGCGCGCGGGGTGCTCCAGGCGGCGGGCATCGTGTGCGCGATCGAGGAGCTTGAGGAGAGCAGCCGGATCGGGGACTTCGGGGACGACGCGCCCGGGAGTGCCGGGCCGCTGCCCGCGCCGGTCCAGTCGGCGCTGGGCTGGGTGGTGCGCGAGGGCACGACGAACGTGCTGCGGCACGCGGCGGCGGGTCGCTGCACGGTGCGGCTGCACAGGACCGCGGAGGGCGAGGCGGTGCTTGAGATGGAGAACGACGGCGTGCCGGCGGACGGCCCGGAGTCGGGGGGCGGCCCTGAGGCGGGGGGCGGCGCCGAGCCGGCGGACGGGGGCGGGGGCACAGGGCTCGCCGGGCTGCGGGAGCGGGTCGTCGCGCTCGGCGGCTCGCTCAGCGCGGGGCGCGCGGGGGGCGACACGTTCCGGCTGGTGGCGCGCGTGCCGGTGAGGGCAGCCGAATGA